A part of Setaria viridis chromosome 8, Setaria_viridis_v4.0, whole genome shotgun sequence genomic DNA contains:
- the LOC117834120 gene encoding uncharacterized protein: MQGRQQPHFKLQLHLHAHTHTVQATTPRVPGPTAATQLEHTHHPLPAFTGRPAMSTRARGGGGGGGRQFPVGRRRYVPVVDAGCGCRPRRPRLLSLPSFLKPCQLGGNNNNKAAARRGGSGGEQYSSCASTSTAASFSSSSAATRSTGYSSANSSDYYYHHHPSSHVLYGDAAAAAKQQQEAPPSPRPKQQQATKAAPAPAGKRQLKAAKTKKKRYEKTAGPEGDGVGVAVEKESSDPRADFRDSMVQMVVEMGLCDWDGLRGMLRRLLALNAPRHHAAILTAFAEVCTQLAGAAAAAAAPPPSHQHSPPAYHQYRL; this comes from the coding sequence atgcAAGGCAGGCAGCAGCCACATTTCAAGTTgcagctccacctccacgcacacacacacaccgtgCAAGCAACTACTCCAAGAGTACCAGGCCCAACAGCAGCTACACAGCTAGAGCACACACACCATCCGCTCCCAGCGTttaccggccggccggcgatgtCAACCAGggcgcgcggaggaggcggtggcggcgggaggcagtTCCCGGTGGGGCGGCGCCGGTACGTGCCGGTGGTGGACGCCGGGTGCGggtgccgcccgcgccggccgaggCTGCTCAGCCTGCCGTCCTTCCTCAAGCCGTGCCAGCTGGGAGGTAACAATAATaacaaggcggcggcgcggaggggcggctccggcggcgagcAGTACTCGTCGTGCGCGTCCACATCGACGGCGGCCTCCTTCTCGTCCTCGTCGGCCGCCACGCGCAGCACCGGCTACTCGTCGGCCAACTCCTCCGACTACtactaccaccaccacccctcctCGCACGTCCTCTACGgagacgccgcggccgccgccaagcaacaacaggaggcgccgccgtctccgcgccccaagcagcagcaggcgaccaaggcggcgccggcgccggcgggcaaGAGGCAGCTGAAGGCGGctaagacgaagaagaagaggtacGAGAAGACGGCGGGGCCGGAGGGGGACGGCGTGGGCGTGGCGGTGGAGAAGGAGTCGTCGGACCCGCGCGCGGACTTCCGCGACAGCATGGTGCAGATGGTGGTGGAGATGGGGCTGTGCGACTGGGACGGCCTCCGCGGcatgctccgccgcctcctcgccctcaacgcgccgcgccaccacgccgccatccTCACCGCCTTCGCCGAGGTCTGcacgcagctcgccggcgccgccgctgccgccgcggcccctCCTCCTTCCCACCAGCACTCGCCGCCGGCGTACCACCAGTACCGGCTGTGA
- the LOC117866962 gene encoding uncharacterized protein has protein sequence MVTAVVESPLRQRQRLRSPLGSSGGGGGDFEFRHWRPVKRVTGMRRRWAPPEIEIPNGHGVNGGAGGGGPRGSYTSLRDIMSSPEYAKQQAASSPDEATGSCGDVHMIRHPLVKHAAYAYLQLTPAAREEKARLRRRRGPLCRLVEGCLGFVGALFGR, from the coding sequence ATGGtgacggcggtggtggagtcGCCGCTGCGGCAGCGGCAGAGGCTCCGGTCGCCgctcggcagcagcggcggcggcggcggcgacttcgAGTTCCGGCACTGGCGCCCCGTGAAGCGCGTCACCGGTATGCGTCGCCGGTGGGCGCCTCCGGAGATCGAGATCCCGAACGGCCACGGCGTCAacggaggcgccggcggcggcggtccgcGGGGGTCGTACACGAGCCTGCGGGACATCATGTCGTCGCCGGAGTACGCGAAGCAGCAGGCGGCGAGCTCCCCCGACGAGGCCACGGGCAGCTGCGGGGACGTGCACATGATCCGGCACCCGCTGGTGAAGCACGCGGCGTACGCGTACCTCCAGCTGACGCCGGCTGCGCGGGAGGAGAAGGCCAGgctgcggcggaggcgcggcccGCTCTGCCGCCTCGTCGAGGGGTGCCTCGGCTTCGTCGGGGCGCTCTTCGGGCGGTGA
- the LOC117834051 gene encoding protein NCA1, with translation MKSNRSSGGVCPAKSDKNISGVCPVTGKNHGAEEQGSTGNAEGKSSDPRLVPAKCPFGYDSGTFKLGPLSCMICQALLHECSRCKPCSHKFCKACVSRFKDCPLCGADIEGIEPDSELQALVNRFIDGHARIKRSHASGDVEVLGGKNKVIYEDVSMERGAFLVQQAMRAFRAQNIGSAKSRLSMCAEDIREELKSSEDNLDLRSQLGAVLGMLGDCCRTLGDSPSAITYYEESAEFLSKLPVKDLELVHTLSVSLNKIGDLRYYDGNLQSARSYYARSLDVRRNSVKEHSAVASQVIDLATSLAKVADVDRNLGNESTAVKGFKEAIECLEKLKLGSEQASLEQRRLSVLDFLHNQLADK, from the exons ATGAAATCCAATAGGAGCAGCGGCGGTGTGTGCCCCGCGAAATCTGACAAGAACATCAGCGGCGTATGCCCTGTCACTGGGAAGAATCACGGTGCTGAGGAGCAGGGCAGCACGGGCAATGCTGAAGGGAAGAGCTCCGATCCCCGATTGGTGCCGGCGAAGTGCCCGTTCGGCTACGACTCCGGCACTTTTAAGTTGGGTCCGCTCAGCTGCATGATCTGCCAGGCACTGCTCCACGAATGCAGCAGATGCAAGCCCTGCTCCCATAAGTTCTGCAA GGCTTGTGTATCGCGTTTTAAGGACTGCCCGTTGTGCGGTGCTGATATAGAGGGCATTGAACCTGATTCTGAACTTCAGGCCCTTGTCAATCGCTTCATTGATGGACATGCCCGAATCAAAAGATCACATGCCTCAGGGGATGTGGAAGTATTGGGTGGCAAGAACAAGGTCATTTATGAGGATGTTTCAATGGAGAGAGGAGCCTTTCTGGTGCAGCAAGCTATGAGG GCCTTCCGTGCTCAGAACATTGGAAGTGCAAAGTCAAGGCTTAGTATGTGTGCAGAAGACATCAGGGAGGAGTTGAAATCTTCAGAAGATAATCTAGACCTGCGTTCTCAGCTTGGAGCTGTTTTAGGAATGCTTGGGGATTGCTG TCGGACCTTGGGAGATTCTCCTTCAGCAATCACTTACTATGAAGAAAGTGCTGAGTTCCTCTCGAAATTGCCCGTAAAGGACCTTGAG TTGGTGCATACTCTCTCAGTTTCACTAAATAAAATTGGCGACCTTCGGTACTATGATGGGAACCTGCAATCTGCACGAAGTTATTATGCCCGTTCATTGGATGTTCGCAGAAATTCAGTGAAAGAGCACTCAGCAGTGGCCTCCCAG GTAATTGATTTAGCAACTTCTCTTGCAAAAGTTGCGGATGTTGATAGAAACCTTGGGAATGAAAGCACTGCAGTCAAGGGTTTCAAAGAAGCAATTGAATGCCTTGAGAAACTGAAGCTTGGTTCTGAGCAAGCTAGTCTTGAGCAAAGG CGCCTCTCTGTTTTAGACTTCCTACACAACCAATTAGCAGATAAGTAA